GGCTCGACGGTGTACCAGGCGCTGTTCACCGTCCAGGTCGTGTCTACCAGGTCGAACCGGAACGGGGTGTCGGCGGCGTCCGCCGCCGTCTTCCCCGAGTACGAGTCGTTGAGCACGGTCATCTGGTTGGCGATCAGGGTGTTCCACCGGGTCGTCTCCGCCGCCGTCAGCGGGTGGTCGGAGACCATGTGGAAGACCGTGGGGATGGTGACGCTGCCGTTGGGCAGACGCGGCGAATCCTTGATCACGCCGTAGGCGTTCGCCTCGTTCTTGGAGTACAGCTCCGGCTCCTGGGCGGTGGCGCCCTCGGCCACCCGGGCCGCGCTGTTCCCACCGGCACCCGGCTCGCACGCCGCGACACCGGACGAGGGGGCCGCGGGCGCGGCGCCGGCCAGTGCGCCGGGCGCCGCCGGCCGTCAGAACGTCGCGGCGGTGGCGGTCAGGACCGCCAGTTGGAACGTGGATCTTCTGCGCATGTGTGCACCTCGCGCATGGGGATGAGAAGGTTTCGCGCGGCGGGATGGGACAGGGGTCCGCCGCGGGAAGGCCACTGAGCTGGTCGTCCCGGTATTTGAACACGTCGTGGACGGGAACAACAGGTCCCGGGCGAGGACCGCTCGCCGTCGGGTGGGCCACCCGGGACGGCGGCCCTCACCCGATCAGCGACCGGGGTGGCCGGCGCGTTACCCGCCGGTCGAGGGGCGGGCCGCCCGGCCCATCCGGGTCACCGCCTCGGTGAGGATCGCGGGTGAGGTGCCGAAGTTGAGCCGGACGAAGCCGGTCCCGCCGGTGCCGAAGACGTGCCCGGAGCTGAGCGCGACCCGGGCGCGGTCGAGGAACATCTTCGCCGGCCCGGCGAGGTCGGTGACCACGCCCGGCCCGTCGGCCGGCTCGTCGGTGGGGACGCCCAGGCCCGTGCAGTCCAGCCAGGCCAGGTAGGTGCCCTCGGGGCGGTGGTAGCCGACGGTCGGCAGGTGCTCCGCCAGCAGGGTGGCCAGCAGTGTGCGGTTGGCGTCGAGGCCGGTGAGGAGCAGGTCGAGCCACTGCTCGCCGGCGCGGAACGCGGTGGTGTGCGCGAGGACGCCCAGGTGGCTGGGCCCGTGGCCGACCTCCTCCGGCATCCGGTGCAGGTCGGCCACGGCCTGCGGCCCGGCGACCGCGAGCGCCGCCTTGAGGCCGGCGAGGTTCCACGCCTTGGAGGCGGAGGTCAGCGCGAACGCGTCCTCGGCGCCGGGCACCGTCAGGTAGGGGGTGAAGTGCGCCCCGGGCAGCACCAGGGGAGCGTGGATCTCGTCGGAGATCACCCGCAGGCCGTGCCGGGCGGCCAGCTCGGCGACGGCCGCCAGTTCGTCCCGGCGGTGCACGACCCCGGTCGGGTTGTGCGGGTTGCACAGCAGGAACGCCGGCCGGGGGCCGCAGGCCCGGGCCCGACGGAAGGCCTCGTCCAGGGCCGCGTGGTCCATCCGCAGGTCGGCGCCGAGCGGCGCCTCGATCACCTGCCGGCCGGCGTGGCTGACGAAGGCGTAGAACGGCGGGTAGACGGGGGAGCAGACCACCACGGCGTCGCCGGGGTCGGTGACCAGCCGGAGCAGCTCCACGATGCCCATCATCACGTCGGGCACGATCGAGGTGTGCGCGACCCGGAAGTCGTGCCAGCCCCAGCGCCGGGCGGCGAAGTCGCCGAGCGCCTCGGCGTACCCGGTGCCGTGCGGATAGCCGGTGTCACCCAGGTCGATCGCGCGGCGCAGCGCCGCCGCGACCGGCGCGGCGAGGGGTACGTCGAGTTCGGCCACCCAGAGGGGGAGCACGTCGGCCGGATGTGTGCGCCACTTGGCGCTGGTGCGCTGCCGCAGCTCGTCGGGGGTGAGCCGGGTGAGGGGGTTCCGGCCGTCGGAGGGGACGTCTGCCATGCCGCCCACCCTAGGCCGCCACGCCACTCCCGGGTGATTCGAATGCGACATACTCCCACATTCATGTCTTAAACGGCAGGGTGCGGGGGAGGTGGACGCCGGCTGTCGGGGCCACCGAACGCAGAGGAGGGTGGCGCATGTTCCGTCGCATCACCGGAGCCGTCGTACGGGTTCCCGTTGTGCTCGTGGCCGCGTGCGGCCTCGTCCTGGCCGCCGGCGCGTCGGCCGGGGTGCACGCGGTGACCCGGTCCGTCGCGTACGACAGCGGCCCGGACCGGGACGATTCCGGGGAGCGGCGGATCCGCGCCGCCATGGCGGACATGACCCTGGCGGAGAAGGTCGGCCAGATGTTCGTCCTCCAGGCGTACGGCGACACCGCCACCACCACGAACCCCACCGACGTGGCGGCCAACCGGGCGCTCTACGGCAGCGACGTCGGCAACGGGGACCAACTGGTGTCGAAGTACCACCCCGGCGGCATCATCTACTTCAACAACACCAACAACCTGAACAACCCGCAGCAGGTCGCGTTGCTGTCCAACGGGCTGCAGAAGGCGGCGCTGGCCGGCCGCGGCGTGCCGCTGCAGATCAGCACCGACCAGGAGGGTGGCTTCGTCACCCGGATCCCGCCGCCGTCGGCGGTGGCACCGGGCAACATGGCGATCGGCGCGACGTTCGACAGCAGCGTGGCGTACTCGACGGCCGCCGCGACCGGCCGGCAACTGCGGGCGATGGGCATCAACATGGACCACGCGCCGGTGGTGGACGTCAACACCAACCCCCGCAACACCGCCGACGGGACGCGGGCGTTCAGCGACCGGACCTCGATGGTCTCCCGGTTCGGCGCGGCGGCCGTCAGCGGCTACCAGGGCAACGGCGTCGCCGCCACCGCCAAGCACTTCCCCGGGCTGGGCAGCGCGGAGGCCAACCCCGACACCGGGATCGCGGTCGTCAACGAGACCCGCGAGCAGATCATGCGGATCGACATCCCGCCGTTCCGCGCCGCCATCGCCGCCGGGGTGAAGTCGATCATGCCGACCGCGGTGATCGTCCCCGCGTTGGATCCCACCCGGACGCCGGCCATCCTGTCCAGACCCATCATCACCGGCCTGCTCCGCGACACGCTGCACTACGACGGGGTGGTCGTCACCGACGCGCTGCGCGCCGACGCGCTGGCCGGCATCCCGCAGGACCAGGTGATCCTCGGTGCCGTCAACGCCGGCAACGACGAGCTGCTGCTGCCCACCGATCCGCCCGCCGCCATCGCCACGCTCCTCGACGCCGTCCGCGCCGGCACCGTCAGCCGGCAGCGCATCGACCAGTCGGTGTACCGGATCCTGCGGATGAAGGCCGGACTGGG
The Micromonospora sp. R77 DNA segment above includes these coding regions:
- a CDS encoding MalY/PatB family protein, yielding MADVPSDGRNPLTRLTPDELRQRTSAKWRTHPADVLPLWVAELDVPLAAPVAAALRRAIDLGDTGYPHGTGYAEALGDFAARRWGWHDFRVAHTSIVPDVMMGIVELLRLVTDPGDAVVVCSPVYPPFYAFVSHAGRQVIEAPLGADLRMDHAALDEAFRRARACGPRPAFLLCNPHNPTGVVHRRDELAAVAELAARHGLRVISDEIHAPLVLPGAHFTPYLTVPGAEDAFALTSASKAWNLAGLKAALAVAGPQAVADLHRMPEEVGHGPSHLGVLAHTTAFRAGEQWLDLLLTGLDANRTLLATLLAEHLPTVGYHRPEGTYLAWLDCTGLGVPTDEPADGPGVVTDLAGPAKMFLDRARVALSSGHVFGTGGTGFVRLNFGTSPAILTEAVTRMGRAARPSTGG
- a CDS encoding glycoside hydrolase family 3 protein; its protein translation is MFRRITGAVVRVPVVLVAACGLVLAAGASAGVHAVTRSVAYDSGPDRDDSGERRIRAAMADMTLAEKVGQMFVLQAYGDTATTTNPTDVAANRALYGSDVGNGDQLVSKYHPGGIIYFNNTNNLNNPQQVALLSNGLQKAALAGRGVPLQISTDQEGGFVTRIPPPSAVAPGNMAIGATFDSSVAYSTAAATGRQLRAMGINMDHAPVVDVNTNPRNTADGTRAFSDRTSMVSRFGAAAVSGYQGNGVAATAKHFPGLGSAEANPDTGIAVVNETREQIMRIDIPPFRAAIAAGVKSIMPTAVIVPALDPTRTPAILSRPIITGLLRDTLHYDGVVVTDALRADALAGIPQDQVILGAVNAGNDELLLPTDPPAAIATLLDAVRAGTVSRQRIDQSVYRILRMKAGLGLFDDPYTTSEAVDSTVGTPAEQQVMATAARRSITLLRNAAGVLPLKPKSGSHVLVTGWGSNAVPSLATQLTGKGLVATPMWTGSPDPQTIKQVVAAATASDVVVVLTNNAWNDVTQQNLVKALLATKTPVVTVAVGGPYDIAYFPAAPTYLAAYGYRDVSLAALADVLVGGEPTGRLPVTVRTPDGTRVLYRYGSGIGYPKTTQGGTR